Proteins encoded within one genomic window of Eurosta solidaginis isolate ZX-2024a chromosome 1, ASM4086904v1, whole genome shotgun sequence:
- the LOC137238861 gene encoding putative glutathione-specific gamma-glutamylcyclotransferase 2: MLRSKEKFVELCKGLKLPLNGEACCSNEMLVKHIYDKYFESRITEVDVPPWLDSSHNLAKSLYITTNQTRFIKPSDEDVWIFGYGSLIWRPDFPFIDRKRGYIRGYKRLFYQNSIDHRGTQEKPGRVVTLVPTASYNSYVYGMAYRISAEHRDEVLAHLDHREKNGYDRCDVQFYEYPEQSGNEFSITMYIATPDNTSYAGNIWQIPKIAQQIFTAAGPSGPNREYLFSLANAMRALFPGEDDRHLYTLEAEVKKLISDHEPQLLEKALKQEILNIIKTGNVDGDVRETVRDVEQLCKECTQPGWREDLLAKELHCMRELAEVIPAEKSTSSPSESIKSSVLLK, translated from the coding sequence ATGTTGCGTAGTAAAGAGAAATTCGTGGAGTTGTGTAAAGGACTTAAATTGCCGCTGAATGGCGAAGCTTGCTGTAGCAATGAAATGCTGGTAAAACATATTTATGATAAATACTTTGAGAGTAGAATTACCGAAGTTGATGTGCCACCATGGCTGGATTCATCGCACAATTTGGCTAAATCACTTTACATAACTACGAATCAGACACGTTTCATTAAACCCAGTGATGAGGATGTATGGATATTTGGTTATGGTTCGCTTATATGGCGACCCGATTTTCCATTTATCGATCGTAAACGCGGCTATATACGTGGCTACAAGAGACTTTTCTATCAAAACAGCATTGATCATCGAGGCACACAAGAGAAGCCTGGACGCGTCGTAACTCTCGTACCAACGGCTAGTTATAATAGTTATGTCTATGGTATGGCTTATCGTATATCAGCTGAACATCGTGATGAAGTTTTGGCGCACTTGGATCATCGTGAAAAGAATGGCTATGATCGTTGTGATGTACAATTTTATGAATATCCTGAACAGTCGGGGAATGAGTTTAGTATAACAATGTACATAGCAACACCCGATAATACATCGTATGCGGGGAACATTTGGCAAATACCAAAAATAGCACAACAAATTTTCACTGCGGCTGGTCCAAGCGGCCCAAATCGAGAAtatctttttagtttggcaaatGCAATGCGTGCGTTGTTTCCTGGTGAAGATGATCGTCATTTATATACGCTGGAAGCAGAagttaaaaaactcattagcgaCCACGAGCCTCAGCTATTGGAAAAGGCATTAAAGCaagaaatattaaatattattaagACAGGCAATGTGGATGGTGATGTACGTGAAACAGTGCGCGATGTTGAACAACTATGTAAGGAATGTACTCAGCCGGGTTGGCGTGAAGATCTATTGGCCAAGGAACTACATTGCATGAGGGAATTGGCGGAGGTTATACCAGCGGAAAAAAGTACGAGTTCACCATCAGAAAGTATCAAGAGTTCAGTTCTTTTGAAGTAG